TTATCGGGGAAGACGCGGATCCAAACCTTGCCGCCGCGCTTCATAAAACGGGTCAGCGCGATACGCGCGGCTTCGATCTGACGGGCCTCCAACCAGCAAGGCTCCAGGGCTTGCAGGGCAAACTCTCCGAAAGCGATGGTGCTGCCGCGCTGAGCAGTTCCTTTCATACGACCGCGATGCTGCTTGCGATATTTATAACGTGATGGTGCCAATAGCATGGCTTAATTCTCCTCTATCCGTTCCATACAGGTGGATGAACGTCGAGCGAGAGTTGCCCGGCGTCATTTCCACCTGTCTTGCAATCATCACTCAGCGCTCCCGCTTCCGGCTGCACCCTCTTCAGGAGTTGTGGGAGGCGTTGGGGGCATAGCGGCGGGCTGTGCCCCGGTGCCCTGGACCTCCTGAGCCTGTGGTTCTTGCACATCAGAGATGGCCTGTGTCTCAGGTGCTGCTTCCGGTGCTGGCGCAGTTGGCTGCGACTGCGGAGCCTGTTCGGTATTTGCGGCCCGGCCAGCGCGTGGTGGTCGCTCGCCCTGTGGTCTGGGCGGACGCTCGCCCTGAGCGCGCGGCGGACGTGGGGCTCTTTCGCCTCCCTGCGCCTGCGAGCGCTCGCCGCGTGGCGGTCGCTCACCCTGTGGTCGCTGTGGTCGCTCGCCCTGTGGCCGTGCCGGGCGTTCGCCTTGCGGACGCGCGCTGCGCTCGCCGCGTGGGGCACGCTCGCCTGCCTGACCTTGCGGTCGCTCGCCACGTGGGGCGCGCTCGCCTCCGCGCTCACCGCGGCCACGTCGCTCGCCGCGGCGCTCGCCGCCCTCGGTACGCTCGCGTGGAGTAAACGACGGCTGCGCTGCTTCCTGCGGTTCGCCTGGTTCGCGGCGTTTGCTGGGCAAAATATCGCCCTTATAAATCCATACTTTGATACCAATTACACCAAAGGCCGTGTGGGCTTCCGCCAGGCCATAATCGATATCGGCACGCAGTGTATGCAGGGGGATTTTTCCCTCTACTTCCTTCTCCGTGCGCGCAATTTCCGCGCCGCCCAGACGTCCGCCGATGACGACGCGAATGCCCTTAGCATTGGCGCGCATCGTCTTCTGTACGGCCTGCTTCATTGCTCGCCGGAACGAAACGCGCTTCTCCAATTGTTCCGCGATACTGCGTCCTACCAGGTAAGCATCCAATTCGGGCTGGCGAATTTCGACGATATTGAGCCGTACCCGCTTCCTGGTCTGTGCTTCCAGGGTTGAGCGCAGCTTATCGACCTTTTCGCCGCTTTTGCCGATGACGATACCCGGCTTGGCGGTATGGAT
The window above is part of the Ktedonobacteraceae bacterium genome. Proteins encoded here:
- the rplP gene encoding 50S ribosomal protein L16 translates to MLLAPSRYKYRKQHRGRMKGTAQRGSTIAFGEFALQALEPCWLEARQIEAARIALTRFMKRGGKVWIRVFPDKPITAKPAETRMGSGKGAVDHYVAVIKPGRIIFEIGGVSEEVAKEAVRLASHKLPVKTRFLTRGEAESVES